A window of the Streptomyces sp. JB150 genome harbors these coding sequences:
- a CDS encoding GlsB/YeaQ/YmgE family stress response membrane protein, which translates to MEISGLISALVIGIVIGVLGRLAVPGRQHIGVLWTILVGIVAALLGSALAGALGVRDTNGVDWVEWLIQIALAALGVVALSRTKVARVRH; encoded by the coding sequence ATGGAGATATCCGGCCTTATCAGCGCCCTGGTGATCGGCATCGTCATCGGCGTCCTCGGTCGCCTGGCCGTGCCGGGCCGTCAGCACATCGGCGTGCTGTGGACGATCCTCGTCGGCATCGTGGCCGCGCTGCTCGGCTCCGCGCTCGCCGGCGCACTGGGCGTGCGTGACACCAACGGCGTCGACTGGGTCGAATGGCTCATCCAGATCGCCCTCGCCGCGCTGGGCGTGGTGGCCCTGAGCCGCACCAAGGTCGCCAGGGTCCGGCACTGA
- a CDS encoding nucleoside deaminase, protein MVVKETELPYLRRCVELAEQALDAGDEPFGSVLVGADGTVLGEDHNRVASGDRTRHPEFELARWSATRLTPGERAAATVYTSGEHCPMCAAAHAWVGLGRIVYVVSSEQLSGWLTEWGVPAPPVRTLPVHEVAPGVTVDGPVPELADQVRELHRRFFRVPPATPRPGTAP, encoded by the coding sequence ATGGTCGTGAAGGAGACCGAACTGCCGTACCTGCGACGCTGCGTGGAGCTGGCGGAGCAGGCGCTGGACGCCGGGGACGAGCCGTTCGGCTCGGTGCTGGTGGGCGCGGACGGCACGGTGCTCGGCGAGGACCACAACCGTGTGGCGTCCGGCGACCGCACCCGCCACCCGGAGTTCGAGCTGGCCCGCTGGTCGGCCACGCGGCTGACGCCCGGGGAGCGGGCGGCGGCGACCGTCTACACGTCCGGCGAGCACTGCCCGATGTGCGCCGCCGCGCACGCCTGGGTGGGCCTCGGCCGGATCGTGTACGTGGTGTCCTCCGAGCAGCTCTCCGGCTGGCTGACGGAGTGGGGCGTGCCCGCGCCGCCGGTGCGGACGCTGCCGGTGCACGAGGTGGCCCCCGGGGTGACGGTGGACGGCCCGGTGCCCGAACTGGCGGACCAGGTTAGGGAGTTGCACCGCAGGTTCTTCCGCGTCCCGCCCGCGACCCCGCGCCCGGGAACCGCCCCCTGA